In the Geobacter sp. FeAm09 genome, one interval contains:
- a CDS encoding V-type ATPase subunit encodes MGLLAEHGGSGVPLSYLLARIMGRRAYLVTEWQRLLATADPLASLPPSPYRQAPDGGADEGLWGSLQQELAWVHRQMGRSLQAIFEPFFLTLELRTLFMALRLRSRGEEGRTLGSLLRFSLLCAPVKRLLREGDDLPAIMAGVGLHAAFLPDGGRALPEIMRRQGMRGCEEHLVDACLEHAAANRLHPAVAAFVIRLIDMENMVALAKQVRWRMGEPGFVAGGSIGVALLREAARDREGRLARRLMGRVLGGEADPAAPELVPLLAARLALALRRQGREPDGVGLILDYLWRRLAETRNLSLLLHGADLERETLGRELL; translated from the coding sequence ATGGGGCTCCTGGCGGAACATGGGGGGAGCGGCGTACCGCTCTCCTACCTCCTGGCGCGCATCATGGGGCGGCGCGCCTACCTGGTGACGGAGTGGCAGCGGCTATTGGCCACGGCCGACCCGCTGGCTTCCCTTCCGCCATCCCCCTATCGCCAGGCCCCGGACGGGGGGGCGGACGAAGGGCTGTGGGGTAGTCTCCAGCAAGAGCTGGCCTGGGTCCACCGCCAGATGGGGCGCAGCCTCCAGGCCATCTTCGAGCCGTTCTTTCTCACCCTGGAACTGCGCACCCTCTTCATGGCGCTGCGCCTTCGTTCCCGGGGGGAAGAGGGGCGCACCCTGGGGAGCCTGCTCCGCTTCAGCCTCCTCTGCGCCCCGGTGAAACGGCTGCTCCGGGAGGGTGACGACCTGCCGGCCATCATGGCCGGGGTGGGGCTGCACGCGGCGTTTCTGCCGGACGGGGGGCGAGCCTTGCCGGAGATCATGCGGCGGCAGGGGATGCGGGGGTGCGAGGAACACCTGGTGGACGCCTGTCTGGAACACGCGGCCGCAAACCGCCTCCATCCCGCTGTCGCCGCGTTTGTGATCCGGCTCATCGACATGGAAAACATGGTTGCCCTGGCCAAACAGGTGCGTTGGAGGATGGGGGAGCCGGGTTTTGTGGCGGGGGGGAGCATCGGCGTGGCGCTCCTCAGGGAGGCGGCCCGCGACCGGGAGGGGCGGTTGGCCCGTCGCCTCATGGGCCGCGTGTTGGGGGGGGAGGCGGACCCGGCCGCACCGGAGCTGGTCCCGCTCCTGGCGGCCCGCCTGGCTCTGGCCCTGCGCAGGCAGGGGCGGGAGCCCGACGGAGTCGGCCTGATCCTGGACTATCTCTGGCGGCGTTTGGCCGAGACGCGCAACCTGTCCCTGCTCCTCCACGGCGCCGACCTGGAGCGCGAGACCCTGGGAAGGGAGCTGTTGTGA
- a CDS encoding PC4/YdbC family ssDNA-binding protein: protein METSLLTIAVNKNEEIRLIRKDYRGKFYLDVRKFKGTGDEAQPTTKGFIAEMDVWKKLAPIIGAEISGAE from the coding sequence ATGGAAACAAGCCTGCTGACCATCGCCGTCAACAAAAACGAAGAAATCCGCCTTATCCGTAAGGACTACCGGGGGAAGTTCTACCTTGACGTGCGGAAGTTCAAGGGGACCGGAGACGAGGCCCAGCCTACCACCAAGGGCTTTATTGCAGAGATGGACGTATGGAAGAAGCTCGCGCCCATAATCGGGGCTGAAATATCCGGGGCAGAGTAA
- a CDS encoding ATPase: protein MEKVLLGFAAALAVGLCAIATGWAQSRIGSAGAGTLAEKPELSGTIIILLAIPETMVILGFVVAAMILYL, encoded by the coding sequence ATGGAAAAGGTATTGCTCGGTTTTGCCGCCGCCCTTGCCGTCGGGCTCTGCGCCATCGCCACCGGGTGGGCCCAGTCCCGGATCGGCTCGGCCGGCGCCGGCACCCTGGCCGAGAAGCCCGAGTTGTCGGGAACGATCATCATCCTGCTGGCCATCCCCGAAACCATGGTGATCCTGGGCTTCGTGGTCGCCGCCATGATTCTCTATCTCTAG
- a CDS encoding V-type ATP synthase subunit D, giving the protein MIHPTRTNLLLLKEKARSVAGSVGILTARRLALIREILAISTPFLQSRAEVKRAYTKALTEIALAGGLEGDDFIGSLPMEAAQDVGVEVGERNVMGLRYREIQIQGEVRRPPDERGYDCRFTTPHLEEAIGLFEEIVAEMLEIAAFEVRMKRLGEEVVRVTRRIRVLEERVLPGLKSEIRAIAHYIGERERESFYRLKRFKEQRSE; this is encoded by the coding sequence ATGATCCACCCGACCCGCACCAACCTGCTGTTGCTCAAGGAAAAGGCCCGCTCGGTGGCCGGGAGCGTCGGCATCCTCACGGCCCGCCGCCTGGCCCTGATCCGGGAGATCCTGGCCATCTCCACCCCCTTTCTCCAATCCCGGGCAGAGGTAAAAAGGGCCTACACCAAGGCCCTGACCGAGATAGCGCTGGCCGGCGGCCTGGAAGGAGACGACTTTATCGGGTCGTTGCCCATGGAGGCCGCCCAGGACGTGGGGGTGGAGGTCGGAGAGCGGAACGTCATGGGGCTCCGTTACCGGGAGATCCAGATTCAGGGCGAGGTGCGCCGCCCCCCGGACGAGCGGGGCTACGACTGCCGTTTCACCACGCCGCATCTGGAGGAGGCCATCGGCCTCTTCGAAGAGATCGTGGCGGAGATGCTGGAGATTGCCGCCTTCGAGGTGCGGATGAAGCGGCTGGGGGAGGAGGTCGTGCGGGTGACGCGGCGCATCAGGGTGCTGGAAGAGCGGGTGCTCCCCGGACTTAAGAGCGAGATCAGGGCAATCGCCCACTATATCGGTGAGCGGGAACGGGAATCCTTCTACCGCCTCAAGCGCTTCAAGGAGCAGCGGAGCGAATGA
- a CDS encoding V-type ATP synthase subunit I: MSKVEIIGPMEFLLPVLDRVRALGLFQVEQEMRGFVGREDEKAFRSVRLDKKTLAERLYFDDLLARIGQLAAFLPKLPTRCSYLEPHSAVGIVADVVDKHTALCSGLCRRRDALEEERSELLRQTSFLDALEPLFKTAGEGTGLDFIGVSLKNGEAVDHLYQLIARLTGDTFEFVTTSGPEGAIIVLITLPAELGGKVRDVLNGERIPELAFPASLGQLPFPDKVRTVRRRIGDIGAELDRVNAELHRFASRWWPTYHSVREWLLDRLTLLTTTAAIHKTDLCFFIHGWMPSPDVARLSSLLNGEFQGRVVVVEQEALEEEMETVPIAIRNPPYFRPFELFTRILPLPAYRSYDPTPFIGIFFPIFFGMILGDVGYGLLLAACALVMLKLCRTRRDLRDAALILLVSSCYAVVFGFLYGECFGGLVGWALLEQTCVIERSRAIMPMLAFSLSIGVAHVTLGLCLGLWSALRRGAVREALTKLVNILLLLCLAALAVSLFSPFPVPVRRGLNVAVVVAIPLMLLTGGLLAPLEMMKNIGNIVSYARIMAIGLASVLIAQVANRFAGLTGDVLTGAVAGGLLHLINIVLGVFSPTIHSLRLHYVEFFDKFMVYGGRRFEPFKKPSG; this comes from the coding sequence ATGTCCAAGGTTGAAATCATCGGCCCCATGGAGTTTCTGCTCCCGGTGCTGGACCGTGTCCGGGCCCTGGGGCTGTTCCAGGTGGAACAGGAGATGCGCGGTTTTGTGGGCCGGGAGGACGAAAAGGCGTTTCGGTCGGTACGGCTGGACAAGAAGACCCTGGCGGAACGACTGTACTTCGACGATCTCCTGGCAAGGATCGGCCAACTGGCCGCATTCCTCCCCAAGCTGCCCACCCGGTGCAGCTACCTTGAGCCGCACAGCGCCGTGGGGATCGTGGCCGATGTGGTGGACAAGCATACTGCCCTGTGCAGCGGGCTCTGCCGCCGGCGGGACGCCCTGGAGGAGGAGCGGAGTGAACTGCTTCGGCAGACCTCTTTTCTCGACGCCCTGGAGCCGCTCTTCAAAACGGCCGGGGAGGGGACCGGGCTGGATTTCATCGGGGTATCCCTGAAAAACGGCGAAGCGGTGGATCACCTCTACCAACTGATCGCCCGCCTGACGGGCGACACCTTTGAATTCGTCACCACCAGCGGCCCGGAGGGGGCGATCATCGTGCTCATCACCCTGCCGGCCGAACTGGGGGGCAAGGTGCGGGACGTACTGAACGGGGAGCGGATCCCGGAGTTGGCCTTCCCGGCCTCCCTGGGGCAGCTCCCGTTTCCGGACAAGGTGCGCACGGTGCGCCGCCGGATCGGCGACATCGGGGCCGAACTCGACCGGGTGAACGCCGAACTGCACCGCTTCGCCTCCCGCTGGTGGCCCACCTACCACAGCGTGCGGGAGTGGCTGCTGGACCGTCTGACACTGCTCACCACCACCGCAGCCATCCACAAGACCGACCTCTGCTTCTTCATCCACGGCTGGATGCCCTCCCCGGACGTGGCCCGGCTCAGCTCTCTGCTGAACGGTGAATTTCAGGGACGGGTGGTGGTGGTGGAGCAGGAGGCGCTGGAAGAGGAGATGGAGACCGTTCCCATTGCCATCAGGAATCCCCCCTATTTTCGCCCCTTCGAGCTCTTCACGCGCATCCTGCCGCTCCCCGCCTACCGTTCCTACGACCCGACCCCCTTCATCGGCATCTTCTTCCCGATCTTCTTCGGCATGATCCTGGGGGACGTGGGGTACGGCCTGCTGCTTGCGGCCTGCGCCCTGGTCATGCTGAAGCTGTGCCGCACCAGGCGCGACCTGCGCGATGCCGCCCTGATCCTGCTGGTGTCCTCCTGCTACGCCGTGGTGTTCGGTTTTCTGTACGGCGAGTGCTTCGGCGGCCTCGTGGGGTGGGCGCTTCTGGAGCAGACCTGCGTCATCGAGCGCAGCCGGGCGATCATGCCCATGCTGGCGTTTTCCCTCTCCATCGGCGTCGCCCACGTCACCCTTGGCCTCTGTCTCGGCCTCTGGTCGGCCCTGCGAAGGGGGGCGGTCAGGGAAGCCCTGACAAAGCTCGTGAACATCCTGCTCCTGCTCTGCCTGGCGGCCCTGGCCGTCTCCCTGTTCAGCCCGTTTCCGGTCCCGGTCAGAAGGGGGCTCAACGTGGCGGTGGTCGTCGCCATCCCGCTCATGCTCCTCACGGGGGGGCTCCTGGCGCCGCTGGAGATGATGAAGAATATCGGCAACATCGTATCCTACGCCCGGATCATGGCCATCGGGCTCGCCTCGGTGCTCATCGCCCAGGTGGCGAACCGGTTCGCGGGGTTGACCGGGGATGTGCTGACCGGGGCCGTGGCGGGCGGGTTGCTCCATCTGATCAATATCGTCCTTGGGGTGTTCTCCCCCACCATCCACAGCCTGCGGCTCCATTACGTGGAGTTTTTCGACAAGTTCATGGTCTACGGCGGCCGGCGGTTCGAGCCGTTCAAGAAGCCGTCCGGATAG
- a CDS encoding V-type ATP synthase subunit B, whose amino-acid sequence MRLSEHRYRSVASVGGPLLFVEGVVNCRMGEMVRIVYPDGTAVAGEVLKISGRTVLIQVFGETAGIDLGAEVIFSDAVRRAPLARAMVGRVFNGSFDPIDGLPLFIPEQWGGVNGLPINPTARACPEEFIETGFTAIDTLNTLVKGQKLPIFSCAGLPSREVTAGILGNARLAGGGEFVVVFVALGLTHHDYSFYMDALEEMRTGFVAFVNRADEPVVERLLVPRFGLACAEYLAFSCGMDVLVVVTDITNYCDALREVSTAREELPGRRGYPGYLYSDLASLYERAGRIQGTAGSVTMLPVVTMPEDDITHPIPDLTGYITEGQIVLSRELHQRGVFPPVDVLPSLSRLMQRGIGPGHTRDDHRRIADALYRHYAKGRYMRGLEAVVGREGMMAADRVMLDFADAFETEVVGQGRVRRGIGASLDAGLALLQRFSLEPP is encoded by the coding sequence ATGAGGCTGAGCGAACACCGATACCGCAGTGTCGCTTCCGTGGGGGGGCCGCTCCTGTTCGTGGAGGGGGTCGTGAACTGCCGCATGGGGGAGATGGTGAGGATCGTCTACCCGGACGGCACGGCCGTGGCCGGCGAGGTGTTGAAGATCTCCGGTCGGACCGTGCTGATCCAGGTGTTCGGGGAGACCGCGGGCATCGACCTGGGGGCCGAGGTCATCTTCAGCGATGCGGTCCGCCGCGCCCCCCTGGCCCGCGCCATGGTGGGGCGGGTCTTCAACGGCTCCTTCGACCCCATCGACGGCCTCCCCCTGTTTATCCCGGAGCAGTGGGGCGGGGTGAACGGCCTCCCCATCAACCCCACGGCCCGGGCCTGCCCCGAGGAGTTCATCGAAACCGGCTTTACCGCCATCGATACCCTCAATACCCTGGTCAAGGGGCAGAAGCTCCCCATCTTCTCCTGCGCCGGGCTTCCCTCCCGGGAGGTGACGGCCGGCATCCTGGGCAACGCGCGCCTGGCGGGCGGGGGGGAATTCGTGGTGGTGTTCGTGGCCCTGGGGCTGACGCACCACGACTACTCTTTTTATATGGATGCGCTCGAGGAGATGCGCACCGGGTTCGTGGCTTTCGTAAACCGGGCCGACGAACCGGTGGTGGAGCGGCTCCTGGTGCCCCGCTTCGGCCTGGCCTGCGCCGAGTACCTGGCTTTTTCCTGCGGCATGGACGTACTGGTGGTGGTGACCGACATCACCAACTACTGCGACGCCCTGCGGGAGGTCTCCACGGCCCGCGAGGAACTCCCCGGCCGGCGGGGCTATCCCGGCTACCTGTACTCCGACTTGGCCTCCCTGTACGAGCGGGCCGGGCGGATTCAGGGGACAGCCGGGTCGGTCACCATGCTACCGGTGGTGACCATGCCGGAGGACGACATTACCCACCCGATCCCGGACCTGACCGGCTACATCACCGAGGGGCAGATCGTGCTCTCCCGCGAACTGCACCAGCGGGGCGTCTTTCCGCCGGTGGACGTACTCCCCAGCCTGTCCCGCCTCATGCAGCGCGGCATCGGCCCCGGCCATACGCGGGATGACCACCGCCGGATCGCCGACGCCCTGTACCGGCACTATGCCAAGGGGCGCTACATGCGCGGCCTGGAGGCGGTGGTGGGGCGGGAGGGGATGATGGCGGCCGACCGGGTGATGCTGGATTTCGCCGATGCCTTTGAGACGGAGGTCGTCGGCCAGGGAAGGGTGCGCCGGGGGATCGGCGCGAGCCTGGACGCCGGCCTGGCCCTGTTGCAGCGCTTCTCTCTGGAGCCGCCATGA
- the hybB gene encoding Ni/Fe-hydrogenase cytochrome b subunit, producing MREHEHSKEFVRVHRPLFTKPFYFFLALSLVGVYFIILRFVKGIGAVSNLSDGYPWGIWIAYDVATGTAIACGGYAIAILVYIRNRWQYHPLIRSAILTSLFGYCLAGFSVMVDIGRPWNAYGFFMPSRWQPNSAMFEVALCIMGYCMVQIIEFFPSLFCVLEHSKMTWLQKAIYHFHPRHTPQDETLVRTTVAWVHSAVAWFHPKFNNILIFIVALGLVLPTMHQSSLGSLMLIAPTKLHPLWHTGFLPLLFLINCMYMGYAIVILESLVSSYLLKREYEVDELSGLAHIIPWLAAVWLSVRLGDLIQRDQIALIFKGDKYSLFFLLEFLLLAGGSLLLFESKRWRSPRWLFATAVMMLLGGALYRFNVYLIGFIPGTGWRYFPSFAELMISVGIVSIEILGYQVLIRYLPVLPNPHMHRDIAHVKPVKSAGAVARA from the coding sequence ATGAGGGAACACGAACACAGCAAGGAATTCGTCCGGGTACACCGGCCGCTTTTCACCAAGCCCTTTTACTTCTTCCTGGCGCTCTCCCTGGTGGGGGTCTACTTCATCATCCTCAGGTTCGTCAAGGGGATCGGCGCGGTTTCCAACCTGAGCGACGGCTATCCCTGGGGGATCTGGATCGCCTACGACGTGGCCACCGGCACCGCCATCGCGTGCGGCGGCTACGCCATCGCCATCCTGGTGTACATCCGCAACCGCTGGCAGTATCACCCGCTCATCCGCTCCGCCATCCTGACCAGCCTGTTCGGCTATTGCCTGGCCGGCTTTTCGGTCATGGTGGACATCGGCCGTCCCTGGAACGCCTACGGTTTCTTCATGCCGTCCCGCTGGCAACCCAATTCTGCCATGTTCGAGGTGGCGCTCTGCATCATGGGGTACTGCATGGTGCAGATCATCGAGTTCTTCCCCTCGCTTTTCTGCGTTCTGGAGCACAGCAAGATGACATGGCTCCAGAAAGCGATCTACCATTTCCATCCGCGCCACACCCCCCAGGACGAGACCCTGGTGCGGACGACCGTGGCCTGGGTGCACTCGGCCGTGGCCTGGTTCCATCCCAAGTTCAACAATATCCTGATCTTCATCGTGGCGCTCGGCCTCGTCCTGCCGACCATGCACCAGTCGTCCCTCGGCTCCCTGATGCTCATCGCCCCCACCAAGCTGCACCCCCTCTGGCATACCGGGTTCCTGCCGCTGCTCTTCCTGATCAACTGCATGTACATGGGGTATGCCATCGTGATTCTGGAATCCCTGGTCTCATCCTACCTGCTCAAGCGGGAGTACGAGGTGGATGAGTTGTCCGGGCTGGCCCACATCATCCCCTGGCTGGCCGCAGTCTGGCTGTCGGTCCGGCTGGGCGACCTCATCCAGCGCGACCAGATCGCCCTCATCTTCAAGGGGGACAAGTACTCCCTGTTCTTCCTGCTGGAATTCCTGCTCCTGGCCGGCGGCTCCCTGCTGCTCTTCGAGAGCAAACGGTGGCGCTCGCCGCGCTGGCTCTTCGCCACTGCGGTCATGATGCTCCTGGGAGGCGCCCTGTACCGTTTCAACGTCTACCTCATCGGGTTCATCCCGGGTACCGGCTGGCGCTATTTCCCCTCCTTTGCGGAGTTGATGATCTCGGTCGGCATCGTCTCCATCGAAATCCTGGGCTACCAGGTGCTGATCAGGTATCTGCCGGTGCTCCCCAACCCCCACATGCACCGCGATATCGCCCATGTGAAACCCGTCAAGAGCGCCGGGGCCGTTGCCAGGGCGTGA
- a CDS encoding V-type ATP synthase subunit E, with protein sequence MGYHELVASLRREGEERVAAIRTAAATEGDRIRGDAAAQLQALRDDYARRRADAIAAAAGKLAAEGRRRAERIRLQAESSLAERLYAVARASLAELRGDDYAGHFARLVGELLPCPWETVWVNPADVPLARRHFPQVRIEADDAISGGLRVTGEGGRLTIDNTFEKRLERCWPELVSQVVAAVLPQV encoded by the coding sequence ATGGGATACCATGAACTCGTCGCATCGCTTCGGCGGGAGGGTGAGGAACGGGTCGCCGCCATCCGCACGGCGGCAGCAACGGAGGGTGACCGGATCAGGGGAGATGCGGCGGCGCAACTCCAGGCGCTGCGTGATGACTACGCCCGCCGCCGGGCGGATGCCATTGCCGCCGCTGCCGGCAAGCTGGCGGCAGAGGGGCGGCGCCGGGCCGAGCGGATCAGGCTCCAGGCCGAGAGTTCCCTGGCCGAGCGGCTGTACGCCGTGGCCCGGGCCTCCCTGGCCGAGTTGCGGGGTGACGACTATGCCGGGCATTTTGCCCGCCTGGTGGGGGAACTGCTCCCCTGTCCCTGGGAAACGGTGTGGGTCAATCCGGCCGATGTGCCCTTGGCCCGGCGGCACTTTCCCCAAGTCCGCATCGAGGCCGACGACGCCATCTCCGGCGGCCTGCGGGTGACGGGGGAGGGGGGGCGGCTCACCATCGACAACACCTTCGAGAAGCGCCTGGAACGGTGCTGGCCCGAACTGGTCTCCCAGGTCGTGGCGGCGGTCCTCCCCCAGGTGTGA
- a CDS encoding V-type ATP synthase subunit A encodes MEWIFEPDRKAGDDVAAGEVIGRIREGAFVHLVTAPAPGRLGQVRSGAGTLAEPVARYEDGGGIFARQQWPVRRPRPFRRKLPPVLPLVTGQRVIDFLFPLVRGGTAIFPGGFGTGKTILEQTIAKFADADLVVYVGCGERGNEMAELLEEFRTLKDQRSGAPLLSRTIVVVNTSNMPVAAREASIYTAVTMAEYYRDLGLHVLLLADSISRWGEALREISSSLEEMPGEEGYPTYLSSRLAAFFERAGAVETLHGAIGSLTMILSVSPPGGDFSEPVTQACLRTTGVFLMLDAALAHSRHYPAINWAQSYSLYAAGVTGHFAARVAPAWGEMQRRCRELLQREETLREVAEIVGAEGLQDGDRLLMMTTERIRNEFLCQNAYGDDAFCAPERTAAKMAAILAFHDRAEAGLKQGLSLDEALAGGT; translated from the coding sequence GTGGAGTGGATATTCGAGCCGGACCGCAAGGCTGGGGATGACGTGGCGGCTGGCGAGGTCATCGGGCGCATCAGGGAGGGGGCGTTCGTCCATCTGGTGACCGCCCCGGCCCCCGGCAGACTGGGGCAGGTGCGGTCGGGGGCCGGCACCCTGGCGGAGCCGGTGGCCCGCTACGAGGACGGTGGCGGGATCTTTGCCCGGCAGCAGTGGCCGGTGCGCCGGCCGCGCCCCTTCCGGCGCAAGCTCCCGCCGGTGCTGCCGCTTGTCACCGGCCAGCGGGTCATCGATTTCCTCTTCCCCTTGGTGCGGGGCGGCACCGCCATCTTCCCGGGCGGCTTCGGCACCGGCAAGACCATCCTGGAACAGACCATCGCCAAGTTCGCCGACGCCGACCTGGTGGTGTACGTGGGGTGCGGTGAGCGGGGCAACGAGATGGCCGAACTGCTGGAGGAGTTCCGCACCCTGAAGGACCAGCGCAGCGGCGCCCCGCTCCTGTCCCGCACCATCGTGGTGGTCAACACCTCCAACATGCCGGTGGCCGCCCGGGAGGCGTCCATCTACACCGCCGTCACCATGGCGGAATACTACCGGGACCTGGGACTGCACGTGCTGCTCCTGGCCGACAGCATCTCCCGCTGGGGGGAGGCATTGCGGGAGATCTCATCCTCCCTGGAGGAGATGCCGGGGGAGGAGGGGTATCCCACCTATCTGTCGTCTCGGCTGGCGGCCTTCTTCGAGCGGGCCGGGGCGGTGGAGACCCTGCACGGCGCCATCGGTTCCCTCACCATGATCCTCTCCGTCTCGCCGCCGGGGGGGGACTTCTCCGAGCCGGTCACCCAGGCCTGCCTCCGCACCACCGGCGTGTTTCTGATGCTGGACGCCGCCCTGGCCCACAGCCGCCATTATCCGGCCATCAACTGGGCCCAGAGCTATTCCCTCTACGCCGCCGGGGTGACGGGGCACTTTGCCGCCCGGGTGGCCCCGGCCTGGGGGGAGATGCAGCGGCGCTGCCGGGAACTGCTGCAGCGGGAGGAAACCCTGCGGGAGGTGGCGGAGATCGTGGGGGCCGAGGGGTTGCAGGATGGGGACCGGCTCCTGATGATGACCACGGAGCGGATCAGAAACGAGTTTCTCTGCCAGAACGCCTACGGCGACGACGCCTTCTGCGCGCCGGAACGGACGGCGGCAAAGATGGCCGCAATCTTGGCGTTTCACGACCGGGCAGAGGCAGGCCTCAAGCAGGGGCTTTCCCTGGACGAGGCGCTGGCAGGTGGGACGTAA
- a CDS encoding V-type ATP synthase subunit F, translating to MKRIVFITPGDARPGFALAGFQQHTATIAGVEEALRAVLADPETRVAVVDERLLPGMTEERFKEMDARWPGVLVVLPAPERKGAESEEDYALRIIRKAIGYHVRLQR from the coding sequence GTGAAGAGGATCGTCTTCATCACGCCCGGGGATGCCCGGCCCGGTTTTGCCCTGGCCGGTTTCCAGCAGCACACGGCCACCATCGCCGGGGTCGAGGAGGCGTTGCGTGCCGTGCTGGCCGACCCGGAGACCAGGGTGGCGGTGGTGGACGAGCGGCTTCTGCCGGGCATGACCGAGGAGCGGTTCAAGGAGATGGACGCCCGGTGGCCCGGGGTGCTGGTGGTCCTCCCGGCGCCGGAGCGGAAAGGGGCGGAGAGCGAGGAGGATTACGCCCTGCGCATCATCAGGAAGGCCATCGGCTATCATGTGCGGTTGCAGCGATAG